From the Parasedimentitalea marina genome, one window contains:
- a CDS encoding FG-GAP-like repeat-containing protein, producing the protein MSGAIQLEDPLSFEAWFPLEADMVLWQRVFYSTLNWLHTNQQGMTFGILFAAGFMTLLAYLPRKSFQGGFANAMLGLGIGAPLGVCANCAAPIGRGVYAAGMRAETALAAMVASPTLNVVVLSMLFSLMPFYMAVTKLGLSLFVILVAVPLLCRWLPQVQLGASQDIGGKIQAEVQPPKRTSQSPAWNSPALAAVQPDESFIAAILGVARTYLTHLWYIIRLTVPMMLLAGLLGALVATLFPQDLVVDLGFGILALTALTLIALFLPVPMGFDVVLCGALFAAGLAHGYVMAALFTLGSFSVYSAMIINQMLGWRAATLMAAAIATLGFGAGISAHYYHSWQSQRALEHLLQGDLAPGLGAPAPQGVFFGAAQAATLPQSAAADTPPITVVPQPLTSPSPPADTLFTRVEATTFGIDKPVEFSMRDMWPPFWEGRSLATGDIDNDGDLDLAVASSEVGLYLYTNDGAGNFSRLPLDLTPLEGAPIFNAVLVDIDNDGWQDLFLASYLRGNYWWRNNAGHFDPEALRRVAGNPQTPLAMALSFADLDRDGFLDLALGNWAAGWYRRIPGEESRNRLLFNPDGQLDGTRFTDLPGLPGETLSLLFTDFDQDGLSDLIVGNDFDIPDYFTGATGRAGSA; encoded by the coding sequence ATGTCGGGCGCCATTCAGCTTGAGGACCCCTTGAGCTTTGAGGCATGGTTCCCGCTGGAGGCCGACATGGTGCTCTGGCAACGTGTTTTCTATTCAACGCTCAACTGGCTGCACACCAACCAGCAGGGGATGACTTTTGGTATCCTCTTTGCTGCCGGATTCATGACGCTGTTGGCCTATCTGCCGCGCAAAAGTTTTCAGGGTGGTTTTGCCAATGCCATGCTGGGGCTGGGGATTGGAGCGCCGCTGGGGGTCTGCGCCAATTGCGCGGCACCCATCGGCAGGGGGGTCTATGCTGCGGGAATGCGCGCGGAGACCGCATTGGCCGCCATGGTGGCCTCGCCAACACTCAATGTCGTGGTGCTGTCGATGTTGTTCTCCCTGATGCCTTTTTATATGGCCGTCACCAAGCTTGGCCTCAGCCTGTTTGTAATTCTGGTCGCGGTGCCGCTCCTGTGCCGCTGGCTGCCGCAGGTTCAACTTGGCGCTTCACAGGACATCGGCGGGAAGATCCAAGCAGAGGTGCAGCCGCCGAAACGGACCTCCCAGTCTCCTGCCTGGAACAGTCCCGCGCTTGCCGCGGTGCAGCCCGACGAGAGTTTTATCGCTGCCATCCTTGGGGTCGCCCGGACCTATCTTACACATCTTTGGTACATCATCCGCCTCACGGTGCCGATGATGCTGCTGGCTGGTCTCCTTGGCGCCCTGGTGGCCACACTCTTTCCCCAAGACCTGGTTGTCGATCTCGGCTTTGGTATTCTGGCTTTGACGGCGCTAACCCTGATTGCCCTCTTTTTGCCGGTGCCCATGGGGTTTGACGTGGTGCTTTGCGGTGCCCTGTTCGCCGCTGGGCTGGCCCATGGTTATGTCATGGCCGCACTTTTCACCCTGGGCAGTTTCTCGGTCTATTCTGCCATGATTATCAATCAAATGCTGGGCTGGCGTGCCGCCACGCTGATGGCCGCAGCGATCGCCACTCTTGGCTTTGGGGCTGGAATATCTGCGCATTATTATCACAGCTGGCAAAGCCAGCGGGCACTGGAGCACCTGCTGCAGGGGGATCTGGCGCCAGGTCTCGGCGCACCCGCTCCACAGGGGGTGTTCTTTGGCGCAGCCCAGGCCGCCACCCTGCCCCAATCCGCGGCTGCAGATACGCCCCCGATCACAGTCGTCCCCCAACCTTTGACATCACCGTCCCCCCCTGCGGACACCCTGTTCACCCGGGTCGAGGCTACCACCTTCGGGATTGATAAGCCGGTGGAATTCTCCATGCGCGACATGTGGCCTCCCTTTTGGGAGGGGCGCAGTCTGGCCACCGGCGACATCGACAATGACGGTGATCTGGATCTGGCGGTGGCCTCCTCGGAAGTGGGGCTTTATCTCTATACCAATGACGGGGCGGGAAACTTCAGCCGCCTGCCACTGGATCTGACCCCGCTTGAGGGGGCGCCGATCTTTAACGCCGTGCTGGTCGATATCGACAATGATGGCTGGCAGGATCTCTTTCTGGCGAGCTATCTGCGCGGCAATTACTGGTGGCGCAATAATGCCGGGCACTTTGACCCTGAGGCCCTGCGCCGGGTGGCTGGAAACCCACAAACGCCCCTTGCCATGGCGCTGAGTTTTGCGGACCTGGATCGCGATGGTTTTTTGGATCTTGCATTGGGCAACTGGGCTGCAGGGTGGTATCGCCGCATTCCCGGAGAGGAATCGCGCAACCGGTTGCTGTTCAATCC
- a CDS encoding calcium-binding protein, with product MKTRLDRDVREIGGPLVVAIADAAIATNGLPVVRSKPGLQALIYNNDLIQGGDGNDTIFGGADNDTLLGDAGHDNLFGEDGADSLSGGRDNDLLSGGSGNDHLDGAQNEDRLYGGVGDDTLLGGAGFDTLFGGIGDDTLHGGAQADQLMGEWGNDLLSGGDGNDTLWGAQNEDHLFGGAGDDWLDGGVGLDQLFGGTGNDTLIGGAQSDRLMGEWGNDLLSGGSGNDQLDGAQNEDRLYGGSGNDTLFGGAGFDTLFGGIGDDTLHGGAQADHLTGEWGNDFLSGGDGNDRLEGAQNEDHLEGGAGDDWLDGGVGLDQLFGGTGNDTLYGGAQADRLMGEWGNDLLSGGSGNDRLEGAQNEDRLYGGSGNDTLIGGAGFDTLFGGDGADTLIGGAQADSLTGGGGADVFVFHDGFGADQVTDFDASDTAEQLDLSGVATILNFADLAANHMSQSGAHVVIDAGNGDSITLLNVQLSDLDVSDFIF from the coding sequence ATGAAAACCCGATTGGACAGAGACGTCAGAGAGATCGGTGGCCCTCTCGTTGTGGCCATTGCAGATGCGGCAATAGCCACCAATGGCTTGCCTGTTGTCCGCAGCAAGCCGGGCCTCCAGGCACTGATCTACAATAACGACCTGATCCAGGGCGGTGACGGCAACGATACGATTTTTGGCGGCGCTGACAATGACACGCTGCTGGGAGACGCGGGGCATGATAATCTTTTTGGTGAAGACGGCGCCGACAGCCTGTCCGGTGGCCGGGATAACGACCTCCTGTCTGGCGGCAGCGGCAATGACCACCTGGATGGGGCCCAGAACGAAGACCGGCTATATGGCGGCGTTGGAGATGACACTCTGCTCGGTGGCGCCGGCTTTGATACCCTCTTTGGTGGCATTGGCGATGATACGCTTCATGGCGGCGCCCAGGCTGACCAACTCATGGGCGAATGGGGCAACGATCTCCTCTCTGGTGGCGATGGCAACGACACGCTTTGGGGGGCTCAGAACGAGGACCACCTGTTTGGCGGTGCAGGAGACGACTGGTTGGACGGTGGTGTTGGCCTCGACCAGCTGTTTGGCGGCACTGGCAACGATACTCTGATCGGCGGCGCCCAGTCGGACCGGCTCATGGGCGAATGGGGCAACGATCTCCTCTCTGGCGGCAGCGGCAATGACCAGCTGGATGGGGCCCAGAACGAAGACCGGCTATATGGCGGCAGCGGCAATGACACCCTGTTCGGCGGCGCCGGCTTTGATACCCTCTTTGGCGGCATTGGCGATGATACGCTTCATGGCGGCGCCCAGGCTGACCACTTAACTGGGGAATGGGGCAACGATTTCCTCTCTGGCGGCGATGGCAATGACCGCCTGGAGGGAGCTCAGAACGAGGACCACCTGGAGGGCGGTGCAGGAGACGACTGGTTGGACGGTGGTGTTGGCCTCGACCAGCTGTTTGGCGGCACCGGCAACGATACGCTTTATGGCGGCGCCCAGGCTGACCGGCTCATGGGGGAATGGGGCAACGATCTCCTGTCTGGCGGCAGCGGCAATGACCGCCTGGAGGGGGCCCAGAACGAAGACCGGCTATATGGCGGCAGCGGCAATGACACTCTGATTGGCGGCGCCGGCTTTGATACCCTCTTTGGCGGGGACGGGGCGGATACCCTGATCGGCGGCGCCCAGGCCGATAGTCTCACCGGTGGTGGGGGGGCGGACGTTTTTGTTTTCCATGATGGTTTTGGTGCGGATCAGGTGACGGATTTTGACGCTTCAGATACTGCGGAACAACTGGATTTGAGCGGGGTGGCCACGATCCTGAATTTCGCGGATCTTGCGGCCAATCACATGTCCCAGTCAGGCGCTCATGTGGTCATTGACGCGGGCAATGGCGATAGCATCACCTTGCTAAATGTGCAGCTCTCCGATCTCGATGTGAGTGACTTCATATTCTAA